The proteins below are encoded in one region of Paenarthrobacter ilicis:
- a CDS encoding carbohydrate kinase family protein produces the protein MLTVIGEALVDVVQRTAGTEAHVGGSPLNVAVGLARLDHPVQFIGRYGQDEYGESIAAHLRASSVMVPLPPDQKPTSIATALVDDDGAATYTFDLAWELPGLAGRLPVMLQGATLLHTGSIATALEPGAAEVIAAVEHAHPNSTISFDPNCRPTIITDVDYARTQAERFVALSDVVKASDEDLEWLYPGVEPEESARRWLSLAGDEGPAVVVVTRGSRGPWGIARSGEVEIPAPQVDVVDTVGAGDSFMAGLLSAVVDHGLDGAQNRAALRAIPAETLSAILSHATKAAAITVSRAGANPPTRAEITKRA, from the coding sequence ATGCTGACAGTTATTGGTGAGGCCCTGGTAGACGTCGTCCAACGCACCGCCGGAACCGAGGCGCACGTTGGGGGCAGTCCCCTCAACGTTGCCGTGGGCCTGGCACGGTTGGACCACCCCGTGCAGTTCATTGGGCGCTACGGCCAGGACGAGTACGGCGAGTCCATTGCCGCGCACCTGCGTGCCAGCTCCGTGATGGTGCCGCTTCCCCCGGACCAGAAGCCCACCAGCATTGCCACGGCGTTGGTTGACGACGACGGCGCCGCCACCTACACGTTCGACCTCGCCTGGGAATTGCCCGGGCTCGCCGGGCGGTTGCCGGTGATGCTGCAGGGGGCCACGCTGCTCCACACGGGATCCATTGCCACTGCCCTGGAGCCTGGCGCAGCCGAGGTGATTGCCGCCGTCGAGCATGCCCACCCCAACAGCACCATCAGTTTTGATCCCAACTGCCGGCCCACCATCATCACCGATGTTGACTATGCCCGCACCCAGGCGGAACGTTTCGTGGCGCTCTCCGACGTGGTCAAAGCCTCCGATGAGGACCTTGAATGGCTGTACCCGGGAGTTGAACCGGAGGAGTCGGCACGACGCTGGCTGAGCCTGGCCGGCGATGAAGGGCCCGCTGTGGTGGTTGTGACGCGTGGCTCGCGTGGGCCGTGGGGCATCGCGAGGTCCGGTGAGGTTGAAATCCCGGCGCCGCAGGTGGACGTGGTGGACACCGTGGGCGCCGGCGATTCGTTCATGGCTGGCCTGTTGTCCGCCGTGGTGGACCACGGGTTGGATGGCGCCCAGAACCGTGCTGCGCTCCGGGCCATCCCCGCTGAAACGTTGTCTGCCATCCTGTCGCATGCCACCAAGGCGGCCGCCATCACCGTCTCCCGGGCGGGGGCGAATCCTCCCACCCGGGCAGAAATCACCAAGCGCGCTTAG
- a CDS encoding glutathione S-transferase family protein: protein MSGKTSEVEEHSTKGAYVTGNEFTRDTNYIEDRITRSGAPGPNGEPGWPVEPGRYRLVAARACPWANRTVIVRRLLGLEDVISLGQPGPTHDARSWTFDLDPDGKDPVLGIERLQEAFFRRFPDYPRGITVPALVDIPSGEVVTNNFPQITLDFSSEWKEYHRPGAPQLYPEHLREEIDTVNKRVFTEVNNGVYRCGFAGSQEAYDAAYARLWTAMDWLEERLTHQRYLVGDTITEADVRLFTTLARFDAVYHGHFKCNRNKLSEMPALWAYARDLFQTPGFGDTTDFVQIKQHYYIVHEDINPTQIVPGGPDLSGWLTDHGRESLGGRPFGDGTPPGPVKAGEEVAPGHGAG from the coding sequence ATGAGTGGGAAGACAAGCGAAGTCGAAGAACACAGCACCAAAGGCGCCTACGTCACCGGCAATGAGTTCACCCGGGACACCAATTACATTGAGGACCGCATCACGCGCAGCGGTGCTCCCGGGCCGAATGGTGAGCCTGGCTGGCCGGTGGAACCCGGGCGTTACCGGCTGGTGGCAGCCCGCGCCTGTCCCTGGGCCAACCGCACGGTGATTGTCCGGAGGCTTTTGGGACTTGAAGACGTTATCAGCCTGGGGCAGCCCGGCCCCACCCATGACGCCCGCTCATGGACTTTTGACCTGGACCCGGACGGCAAGGATCCAGTGCTGGGGATCGAGCGCCTCCAGGAGGCCTTCTTCCGCCGCTTCCCGGACTACCCGCGTGGGATCACCGTTCCTGCGCTGGTGGATATCCCCAGCGGAGAGGTAGTCACCAACAACTTCCCGCAAATCACCCTGGACTTCTCCTCCGAATGGAAGGAATACCACCGGCCGGGAGCTCCGCAGCTCTACCCTGAGCACCTGCGGGAAGAAATCGACACCGTCAACAAGCGGGTGTTCACCGAGGTCAACAACGGCGTGTACCGGTGTGGCTTTGCCGGCTCCCAGGAGGCCTATGACGCCGCCTATGCCCGGTTGTGGACCGCCATGGACTGGTTGGAGGAACGGCTCACGCACCAGCGCTACCTGGTGGGAGACACCATCACCGAGGCTGACGTGCGGCTGTTCACCACCCTGGCCCGCTTCGACGCCGTTTACCACGGCCACTTCAAGTGCAACCGCAACAAACTCAGCGAAATGCCTGCTCTGTGGGCCTACGCCCGGGACCTGTTCCAGACTCCTGGATTCGGCGACACCACGGACTTCGTGCAGATCAAGCAGCACTACTACATAGTGCACGAGGATATTAATCCCACGCAGATCGTCCCTGGAGGCCCGGACCTGTCCGGCTGGCTGACCGACCATGGCCGTGAGTCACTGGGCGGCCGTCCGTTCGGTGACGGCACTCCTCCGGGACCGGTCAAGGCCGGCGAAGAAGTGGCCCCCGGACACGGAGCCGGCTAA
- a CDS encoding HAD family hydrolase — translation MRLVASDIDGTILGHDGKISDRTIRAFQACRDAGVELVFVTGRPPRWLYPLQEQLGHSGIVICSNGAVVWDLETERALQSTALDAAAVFEARRIIKSLRPEALFAVETLTGFQLEPGFIENETSELLAQFTPKPLDETLTADDAVVKFLAVTRNATPDEFLAEVQPAVAHLVSTTHSAPRTALLEMSVPGINKAVTLAQYAESLGIEAADVIAFGDMPNDIEMLRWAGQGYGMASGHPDAITAAGQSAPHFDDDGVAQVLEAMLTEQRV, via the coding sequence ATGCGGCTCGTAGCAAGCGACATCGACGGAACCATCCTGGGTCATGACGGGAAAATCAGCGACAGGACCATCAGGGCCTTCCAAGCCTGCCGCGACGCCGGGGTGGAGCTGGTGTTCGTGACGGGACGGCCGCCCCGCTGGCTCTACCCGCTCCAGGAACAGTTGGGACACAGCGGAATCGTGATCTGTTCCAACGGGGCTGTGGTGTGGGACCTGGAAACGGAAAGGGCCCTTCAGTCCACCGCCCTGGATGCTGCAGCGGTCTTTGAGGCCCGCCGCATCATCAAGTCCCTCCGCCCGGAGGCACTGTTCGCCGTTGAGACGCTCACGGGTTTCCAGTTGGAGCCCGGGTTCATCGAGAACGAAACCAGCGAGTTGCTGGCGCAGTTCACCCCCAAGCCGCTTGATGAGACGCTCACCGCGGATGACGCGGTGGTAAAGTTCCTGGCCGTTACCCGGAACGCTACCCCGGATGAATTCCTTGCGGAGGTCCAGCCTGCCGTGGCCCACCTGGTGAGCACCACCCACTCCGCCCCGCGCACGGCCCTGCTGGAGATGTCCGTCCCAGGGATCAACAAGGCCGTCACGCTGGCGCAATACGCAGAATCGCTGGGTATTGAGGCCGCTGACGTCATTGCCTTCGGGGACATGCCCAACGACATCGAAATGCTCCGCTGGGCCGGCCAAGGGTACGGAATGGCGAGCGGGCACCCGGACGCCATCACCGCCGCCGGGCAGTCAGCACCGCATTTCGACGACGACGGCGTAGCCCAGGTCCTCGAGGCAATGCTCACGGAGCAGCGGGTTTAG
- a CDS encoding SDR family oxidoreductase, which translates to MTVLIAGCGDLGTEAGLRYAAAGHRVVGLRRSPEKLPPEIEGLRADLSQELPELPSDVDIVVVAIAADSSTEEAYRAAYLDGTRNVLDALERQGLEPRRILFVSSTAVYRDSGGAVVDESTPTEPTRFSGQVLVETEQLLFNRTKGTATAPVSLRLGGIYGPGRTRLIDQVRSGKAVIPAQPRHTNRIHRDDAAAMIVHLTTMADQPAGVYVGVDDHAAEMGEVLRFLAAEMDCPEPPTAAPGGASDSGPGDKRCSNKLVRATGVELAFPTYKEGYRALLAGEGVRHP; encoded by the coding sequence ATGACTGTGTTGATTGCCGGTTGCGGCGACCTCGGAACTGAAGCAGGACTCCGTTATGCCGCCGCCGGGCACCGGGTGGTTGGCTTGCGCCGCTCGCCCGAAAAGCTGCCCCCGGAGATTGAGGGCCTCCGCGCTGATCTGTCGCAGGAACTCCCGGAGCTTCCCTCAGATGTGGACATTGTTGTGGTGGCCATTGCCGCTGATTCGTCCACCGAGGAGGCCTACCGCGCGGCGTACCTGGACGGCACACGCAACGTGTTGGACGCGTTGGAGCGGCAAGGCCTGGAGCCGCGCCGCATTCTCTTTGTTTCGTCAACGGCTGTCTACAGGGATTCGGGCGGGGCTGTGGTGGACGAGTCCACTCCCACGGAGCCCACGCGCTTCAGCGGCCAGGTGCTGGTGGAAACGGAGCAGCTGCTGTTCAACCGGACCAAGGGAACCGCAACAGCGCCGGTTTCCCTGCGGCTTGGCGGAATCTACGGACCCGGCCGCACGCGGCTCATCGATCAGGTCCGCTCCGGCAAAGCAGTCATCCCGGCGCAACCCCGCCACACCAACCGCATCCACCGTGACGATGCTGCAGCCATGATCGTGCACCTGACCACCATGGCTGACCAGCCCGCCGGGGTGTACGTGGGCGTGGATGACCACGCAGCCGAGATGGGCGAGGTCCTACGCTTCCTTGCGGCGGAAATGGACTGCCCGGAACCCCCGACGGCGGCACCTGGCGGCGCGTCCGACTCCGGACCCGGGGACAAGCGCTGTTCCAACAAGCTGGTGCGGGCCACGGGCGTGGAGCTCGCGTTTCCCACCTACAAGGAGGGGTACCGCGCCTTGCTGGCGGGCGAAGGCGTGCGCCACCCCTGA
- a CDS encoding glycerophosphodiester phosphodiesterase family protein, with amino-acid sequence MGYATGVTLPYFLRKDGSRGPLAFAHRGFSLDGLENSMAAFRAAVDLGTVHLETDVHTTSDDVLVVFHDSSLDRVTDSVGTISSLTAAEVATARIGGVESVPTFDELVAAFPQARFNLDVKDWNSVAPLAAAIEKHGIYDRVLVTSFSDRRRRAVLRRLSRRVASSAGSLVTAVFVLLGPVLPVPLARKLLSGVDVFQVPVRYGKLPVVTPAFIQRAHGLGLDVHVWTINEPAEMDRLLDLGVDGLVSDRLDLLKEVLIRRGEWL; translated from the coding sequence GTGGGCTACGCTACGGGTGTGACGCTGCCCTATTTCCTCCGTAAAGACGGTTCGCGGGGTCCCTTGGCCTTCGCCCACCGTGGATTTTCCCTGGATGGCCTGGAGAATTCCATGGCCGCCTTCCGCGCTGCAGTGGACCTGGGGACCGTGCACCTGGAAACCGATGTGCACACCACTTCTGACGACGTTCTTGTGGTCTTCCACGACTCTTCCTTGGACCGCGTGACCGATTCCGTGGGAACCATTTCCTCGCTGACCGCAGCCGAGGTTGCCACGGCGCGGATCGGCGGCGTGGAATCCGTGCCCACGTTTGATGAACTTGTTGCGGCATTCCCGCAGGCCCGGTTCAACCTGGACGTCAAGGACTGGAATTCGGTGGCTCCCTTGGCTGCGGCCATTGAGAAGCACGGAATTTATGACCGGGTGTTGGTCACCAGTTTCTCCGACCGCCGGCGACGGGCTGTCCTCCGTCGGTTGTCCCGCCGGGTCGCTTCTTCGGCCGGCAGCCTGGTGACCGCTGTGTTCGTGCTCCTTGGCCCCGTGCTTCCGGTTCCCTTGGCACGGAAGCTGCTGTCCGGCGTCGACGTTTTCCAGGTGCCCGTCCGCTACGGCAAGCTGCCGGTGGTGACGCCCGCGTTCATTCAGCGCGCCCACGGCCTGGGGTTGGACGTACACGTGTGGACCATCAACGAGCCTGCAGAGATGGACCGGCTCCTGGACCTGGGTGTGGACGGGCTGGTTTCGGATCGACTGGATCTGCTCAAGGAAGTCCTGATCCGCCGCGGCGAGTGGCTCTAA